The Thunnus thynnus chromosome 2, fThuThy2.1, whole genome shotgun sequence genome includes a region encoding these proteins:
- the camsap1b gene encoding calmodulin-regulated spectrin-associated protein 1-B isoform X3, with amino-acid sequence MDVDLCAGGDSTRRKVDMAGVAEGTMDVVPLEMYDSARAKIAANLRWLFAKAYGIDHIPEDLRDPFYTDQYDQEHIKPPVIRLLLSCELYCRVCALILKTEQAASLQSHLSVIQALSRKGIYVVESDDTPVTEGDLACAPIKMSAHMPMIDALMMAYTVEMISIEKVVASVKRFSTFSASKELPFDMEDAMVFWINKVNTKMREITEREHKVKHHPLESPSHQKSPSKWYWKLVPVRYRREHASGRQLPFFPLLEDLMRDVCDGAALLTVVHYYCPDLMKLEDICLKEVPSIADSLYNIQLLREFANEYLNKSFYLTTEDMLYSPLVLKHNVMVFIAELFWWFETVKPEFVQPRDLQEFKDARAIAQPKCARPSVPISNATKRSFLASPGMADNQSSPEVCNSKGGPSFSPSHPLLPLRQRQQKQQGEDGAGLRNRSNSLTQMDGQPRGSVVAWPDKRQRPMSTLSPYMFHSATDSDADMVSGDSVSLARSISKDSLASNVINITPKHQTSVHQPTQAAMRRVNGHGLLGNVNIEDEEETPVTVARTDAPAISKQVDGMQATARVGPKPSTESKPEQDSFYLEPLMPAVLKTAKEKSICLNKEEESGEGPRSSGRGSLRRGDGSTSAVRRKAPCGLNQTFSPPGEEADMSEEPPQGPEGFRPTVTSSVDPSSREPAGGFYLHSDSEEPKPVQGLDAELEDLDEEEEDLDEAITTKDPTWPRKAFNEDEEEESAKLQEDMNVKEHEDKDMNGCSGRSSPCLSAHSQASSMASGSVRMTSFAERKAQQQRFGSNHDLRSSASSSQRTTPDGSESSGPLASTWRLKRDPSPTSPMGGCNRTGDGSGGANVLASEIVQLRMQLEEKRRAIEHQKKKMEVLSARQRQKLGKAAFLHIVKKSGGKSDTLPNPLKADLSKDELNGEKGTSSKDDMCVDALRGDKEVEGTTPTGALEADKKGNSGSFYLEEELDLNECSRSIELLNDAIGSIQQQMMQLSLQQEMLMKQNVQSPPGATPPPPPSSDKNSNSKAGASFHYVEHLSSTGTAPTRKPPKLTSGRSSRSKPSELKIAKEQSRQVSRTLTPTQSGSETLPHLRQLAGGRSPRTEQPDTPSPRNAPAGETIDRPGSGHVRSATFRLHDEANMRLPTRVDLTAVAAPEVSFDECLSNTQRESELNSSDGSGKENIPSEESQRSKSHLIEVDLSELKAPEEDAAEDGTTEGGDGEKSVMGFFFKDEQKAEDELAKKRAAFLLKQQKKAEEARLRKQQLEAESELKRDEARRKAEEDRVRKEEEKTRRELIKQEYLRRKQQEMFEEQGLVKPKTPKPKQKHRPKSVFREESSSDNFSKCSSSTPDTLSNTQSGSSLSLASAATNEADSVNSGGAGSQRCDSVESFPGSRNSRTAERDWDNGSTASSITSMAEYTGPKLFKEPSAKSNKPIIHNAISHCCLAGKVNEPQKNQILEELEKCESNHMMILFRDGGCQFRALYSYFPDTEEIQKLTGTGPKSISKKMIDKLYKYSSDRKQFTVIPAKTVSVSVDALTIHNHLWQAKRGAVPKKSGK; translated from the exons atGGATGTTGATTTGTGTGCTGGCGGGGACAGTACCAGGAGGAAAGTGGATATGGCTGGGGTTGCAGAAGGCACAATGGACGTCGTACCGTTGGAGATGTACGACTCTGCCAGAGCAAAAATAGCTGCCAACCTGCGGTGGCTGTTTGCTAAAGCCTATGGCATCG ACCATATCCCAGAGGACTTAAGGGACCCGTTCTACACAGACCAGTACGACCAGGAACACATCAAGCCGCCCGTCATCCGCCTGCTGCTGTCCTGCGAGCTCTACTGCCGCGTCTGCGCCCTCATCCTGAAGACGGAGCAGGCGGCTTCTCTTCAGTCCCACCTGTCCGTCATCCAGGCTCTGTCCAGGAAGGGGATTTACGTCGTGGAGAGTGACGACACGCCAGTCACAGAGGGAGACCTGGCCTGCGCGCCCATCAAAATG AGCGCTCACATGCCCATGATCGATGCCCTGATGATGGCCTACACAGTGGAGATGATCAGCATCGAGAAAGTGGTGGCTTCCGTCAAGCGCTTCTCTACCTTCAGTGCCTCTAAGGAGCTACCCTTCGACATGGAGGACGCTATGGTCTTCTGGATCAACAAg GTGAACACTAAGATGAGAGAAATCACAGAAAGGGAACACAAAGTCAAGCACCACCCGTTAGAGTCCCCCAGCCACCAAAAG TCTCCCTCCAAATGGTATTGGAAGCTAGTCCCT GTACGGTATCGTCGGGAGCACGCCTCGGGCCGCCAGCTGCCCTTCTTCCCACTGCTGGAAGACCTGATGAGGGATGTTTGTGACGGAGCTGCGCTGCTCACTGTGGTCCACTACTACTGCCCGGACCTCATGAAGCTGGAGG ATATTTGCCTGAAGGAAGTACCCTCCATCGCTGATAGCCTGTACAACATCCAGCTACTCAGAGAGTTTGCTAACGAGTATCTGAATAAAAGTTTCTATCTGACAACGGAGGATATGCTCTACTCGCCTCTTGTGCTCAAG CACAATGTGATGGTGTTCATCGCTGAACTCTTCTGGTGGTTTGAGACCGTCAAGCCAGAGTTTGTTCAGCCCAGAGATTTACAAGAGTTTAAAGATG ccCGAGCAATTGCTCAGCCCAAGTGTGCCCGCCCATCAGTGCCCATCTCCAACGCCACCAAGCGCAGCTTCCTGGCCAGCCCCGGCATGGCTGATAACCAGAGCAGCCCTGAAGTCTGTAACAG TAAAGGGGGTCCTTCCTTCAGTCCCTCCCACCCGCTCTTGCCCCTCCGACAGAGGCAACAGAAGCAGCAAGGAGAGGATGGTGCAG GTCTGAGAAACCGCTCCAACTCACTGACTCAGATGGACGGACAGCCTCGAGGCTCTGTCGTCGCATGGCCCGACAAGAGGCAAAg GCCGATGTCCACGCTGAGCCCCTACATGTTTCATTCAGCCACAGACAGTGATGCTGACATGGTTTCTGGTGACAGTGTGAGTCTTGCCCGCTCTATAAGTAAGGACAGCCTGGCGTCCAACGTCATCAACATCACGCCCAAACATCAGACTTCTGTCCACCAACCCACACAGGCTGCAATGCGCAGAGTCAACGGCCACGGCCTCCTAGGAAATGTCAACATCGAGGACGAGGAAGAAACTCCGGTAACGGTTGCCAGGACTGATGCTCCCGCCATCTCAAAACAAGTTGATGGGATGCAGGCGACTGCCAGGGTGGGACCCAAACCTTCCACTGAGTCCAAACCTGAACAAGATAGCTTTTACCTAGAACCACTGATGCCTGCCGTGCTCAAAACGGCTAAAGAGAAGTCTATATGCCTaaacaaagaggaggagagtggtGAGGGGCCCCGGTCTTCAGGAAGGGGCTCTCTACGTCGAGGAGATGGATCTACATCAGCTGTTCGTAGGAAAGCTCCCTGCGGCTTGAACCAAACCTTTTCTCCTCCAGGTGAGGAGGCAGATATGTCAGAGGAGCCTCCCCAGGGTCCAGAAGGGTTCAGACCCACTGTCACTAGCAGTGTGGACCCCTCGTCCAGAGAGCCAGCTGGGGGTTTCTACCTGCATTCAGATTCTGAAGAACCAAAGCCTGTCCAGGGCCTGGACGCTGAGCTGGAAGACctggatgaggaggaagaggatttGGACGAAGCTATTACAACTAAAGACCCCACCTGGCCCAGGAAAGCCTTTaatgaggatgaagaagaagaatcagCCAAACTCCAAGAGGACATGAATGTGAAAGAGCACGAGGACAAAGACATGAATGGCTGCAGCGGTCGCTCCAGCCCGTGTCTCAGCGCTCACTCCCAGGCCAGCAGCATGGCCAGCGGAAGTGTGCGCATGACCTCCTTCGCTGAGCGCAAAGCCCAGCAGCAACGCTTTGGCAGCAACCATGACCTACGCTCCAGTGCCTCCAGCTCGCAAAGGACCACTCCAGATGGGTCGGAGAGCAGCGGGCCCCTGGCCTCCACCTGGAGGCTTAAAAGAGACCCGAGCCCCACCTCACCCATGGGAGGATGCAATCGCACAGGCGATGGTAGCGGCGGTGCTAATGTTCTAGCTTCTGAAATCGTCCAGCTCCGTATGCAGCTGGAGGAGAAGCGACGCGCCATCGAGCAccaaaagaagaagatggaAGTGCTGTCGGCCCGGCAGAGACAGAAGCTGGGTAAGGCAGCCTTCCTGCACATCGTGAAGAAAAGCGGTGGCAAGAGTGACACATTACCCAACCCGCTTAAAGCTGACCTCTCCAAAGACGAGCTCAATGGGGAGAAAGGAACATCAAGTAAAGATGATATGTGTGTAGATGCCCTGAGGGGGGACAAAGAGGTGGAGGGAACCACCCCGACAGGTGCCTTAGAAGCAGATAAGAAAGGGAACAGCGGAAGCTTCTATCTCGAAGAAGAGTTGGACCTTAACGAGTGCAGCCGCTCCATCGAGCTGCTGAACGACGCCATCGGCAGCatccagcagcagatgatgCAGCTGTCGCTCCAGCAGGAGATGTTGATGAAACAGAATGTACAGTCCCCCCCTGgtgcaactccacctcctcctccctccagcGACAAAAACAGTAACTCTAAGGCTGGAGCATCCTTTCACTATGTGGAGCACCTCTCCAGCACTGGAACCGCCCCCACCAGGAAACCCCCCAAACTGACATCAGGCCGAAGCTCCAGATCCAAACCATCAGAGCTAAAGATAGCCAAGGAGCAGAGCCGGCAGGTCTCCAGGACCCTCACCCCCACCCAGAGTGGGTCAGAGACATTACCACACCTGAGGCAGTTAGCCGGGGGCAGGTCCCCCAGGACCGAGCAGCCCGACACCCCCAGCCCCAGAAACGCCCCTGCAGGAGAGACAATCGACAGGCCAGGCTCCGGCCACGTGCGGAGCGCCACTTTCAGGCTTCACGACGAGGCCAATATGCGTCTTCCGACACGAGTGGACCTGACGGCAGTGGCTGCCCCAGAAGTGTCCTTCGACGAGTGCCTGTCCAACACCCAGAGAGAGTCTGAGCTCAACTCTTCAGACGGTTCAGGAAAAGAGAACATACCATCAGAGGAGAGTCAGCGCTCCAAGTCTCATCTGATTGAGGTGGATTTGTCAGAGCTGAAGGCTCCTGAGGAAGACGCTGCTGAGGACGGAACGACAGAGGGAGGCGACGGAGAGAAGTCAGTCATGGGCTTCTTCTTCAAG GATGAGCAGAAGGCGGAGGATGAGCTCGCTAAGAAGAGAGCAGCGTTCTTgctgaagcagcagaagaaagcTGAGGAGGCTCGGCTTCGCAAACAGCAACTAGAAGCAGAATCTGAGCTCAAACGAGATGAAGCCAG ACGGAAGGCCGAGGAGGACCGCGTGCgtaaagaggaggagaagacgCGGCGGGAGCTGATAAAGCAGGAGTATCTGCGGAGGAAGCAGCAGGAGATGTTTGAGGAACAAGGCCTCGTAAAGCCCAAAACCCCCAAACCGAAGCAGAAACACAGACCCAAGTCTGTCTTCAGAGAGGAGTCCTCCAGCGATAATTTCTCCAAGTGCTCTTCTTCCACAC CTGACACTCTGAGCAACACCCAGTCAGGATCCAGTCTGTCTCTGGCCTCCGCTGCCACCAACGAGGCTGACAGCGTCAACTCTGGAGGCGCTGGCTCCCAGCG ctgcGACTCTGTGGAGTCGTTTCCTGGAAGTCGTAACAGTCGGACTGCAGAAAGAGACTGGGACAACGGCTCCACTgcttcctccatcacttccatggCTGAATATACTG GTCCTAAACTCTTCAAGGAGCCCAGCGCCAAGTCAAACAAGCCAATCATCCATAATGCAATCTCCCACTGCTGCCTGGCCGGCAAAGTCAACGAGCCCCAGAAGAACCAGATCCTAGAG GAGCTGGAGAAGTGCGAGTCCAACCACATGATGATCTTATTTCGTGACGGCGGCTGCCAGTTCCGGGCGCTCTACTCGTACTTCCCCGACACCGAAGAGATCCAAAAGCTGACGGGCACCGGACCCAAGAGCATCAGCAAGAAGATGATCGACAAGCTGTACAAGTACAGCTCAGACCGGAAGCAGTTCACCGTCATCCCCGCCAAGACTGTGTCAGTCAGCGTGGACGCCCTGACCATCCACAACCACCTGTGGCAGGCCAAGAGAGGTGCTGTGCCAAAGAAAAGCGGAAAATag